From a region of the Acidobacteriota bacterium genome:
- a CDS encoding glycosyltransferase family 25 protein, translating to MNSDLPPVWVISLRRSTERRAHIIQHLKEHNLPFEFFDAIDGQLLTPDQLARYDAQQAQQCMGRELVSAEIAIALSHLTLYQRMVDQNLAEVLILEDDVVLKPEFLEILNRRTDFPKDWELVLLCHNWGIISAWHRQPIFRTSEVVKFSRKVVSSAAYLLRQGGARKLLTAGYPIRVPSDNLTGGGVKTNVNLYGISPTCVETLHPCDPTQSTIPEAINLRFQNRARLEKMGRLAVAWHRLKLRFRRLYYQLNPLTIV from the coding sequence ATGAACTCTGATCTCCCTCCAGTGTGGGTGATCAGCCTGCGTCGCTCGACTGAGCGCCGTGCTCATATCATCCAACACCTCAAAGAACACAACCTGCCGTTTGAATTCTTCGATGCGATTGATGGTCAACTCCTGACTCCTGACCAACTGGCCCGGTATGATGCCCAACAGGCTCAACAGTGTATGGGGCGCGAGTTGGTTAGCGCCGAAATTGCAATTGCGCTCTCTCATCTCACTTTGTACCAGCGAATGGTTGATCAAAATCTGGCTGAAGTGCTGATCTTGGAGGATGATGTCGTTCTCAAGCCGGAATTCCTGGAAATCCTGAATCGAAGGACTGATTTTCCAAAAGACTGGGAACTGGTGTTGCTATGCCACAATTGGGGGATCATCTCAGCCTGGCATCGCCAGCCGATTTTCCGCACTTCGGAAGTTGTGAAATTTTCCAGGAAGGTGGTGAGTTCGGCTGCTTATCTGCTCAGGCAGGGCGGCGCCCGAAAGCTTTTGACGGCTGGGTATCCGATTCGTGTTCCATCAGATAACCTGACGGGCGGTGGTGTAAAAACCAATGTGAATCTGTATGGCATATCACCCACCTGTGTTGAAACGCTCCATCCGTGTGACCCGACCCAGAGCACAATTCCGGAAGCCATTAACCTGCGGTTTCAAAACCGCGCACGCCTTGAAAAAATGGGCCGATTGGCCGTGGCCTGGCATCGGTTGAAGCTCCGTTTTCGCCGGTTATATTATCAATTGAACCCACTGACGATTGTCTAA